The sequence below is a genomic window from Desulfovibrio desulfuricans.
TTGGCCGTAATGAGGAGCTTGACCGCCTGTTTACATCACTTGAGGGACAGTCGTACAAAAACTTCCGGATACTTCTGGCAGATCAGAATCCTGCGGGGTATCTGGATGATATGCTTGCCCGCCATTCCGGCTTGCCCATTACTCGCATCATGCTGCCCCCGCAGGGAGTTTCAGTTGCCCGCAATGTCTTGCTGGAACAAGCCAAGGCAGACATCATCGTTTTTCCTGATGATGATTGCTGGTATGCGCCGGACACCCTTGAGCGCGTGTGCGAAATGTTTGCCGCCTATCCTTCTTGCGGAGCTTTGCTGGGAGTGTGGACGTCATCGCCCAATGTTTATGCCTCAGGAGTGGCCGAAGGGATCGTCAGCCGGGCGGGCTTGTTCCAACTTGCGGGAACATGCGTACAGTTCTACCGCAGAGAAGCAGTGACTGGCATCCGCTTTGATCCCCTGCTTGGGCCCGGGACCGGCTTGCCCTACGGTTGTGGCGAAGACACCGACTACCTTTTGTATGCGCATGCCCGCACAGAGGTGCGCCGGTATGCGAAGATTCGGGTGTTTCATCCTTCGCCGAAAGAACATCAGCCCTCGCCGCAAAAAGTGGCAAGCTATGCAGCCGGACGCATGTATTTGCTGAAAAAGCACGGTTTTTCATGGCTGTTTATGCTGTTCAATGTGCTGTACCCTCTCTGCCTGGCCCCCTTGGACGCCCTGCGGCACGGAAGGGCGCAGGGCGGCTATCGATTGCGCATGTTCGTTGAGCGTCTGCGCAACTGGCATTAGCCAGTGGGGGAATAGCGGCAGCGTTTAAGGCGCAAGGGGAATGCCTCCATAGCCCGCCTGTGAGGCGTTTGCTCGTGGAGCGGGAGGTTGCTCATTTCTCTCTTTTCAATGCGCTGCCATTAGTGTAATTTTTCTTGTTGTATTGCCTTGGCGCGGCTGCACAATGCAGAGCCGTTGGATGTATGCAGGCTGCCATTCAGTGGAAAGCCCGGATACTGCTCGCTGCCGCCGAGGCCCACATGCCCAGGCCGTCTGAAAAAATGGTATGGGCCTGAAAGGAAAGCATGCTGATTTTTGTGTGATTATTGTTTTTTGTGAAAATCAGGTGCTCACAGAGTGTTCAAAGGTGTTGCAGCGTTACTGTTCATGCGGCATGTTGGCCCACGCTGCGATGCGGACTTTTTTATTTCACACAAGATTGCGTCTGTGGTTCCGCATAGAAGGAATCCAGTAGTATTGAGGACAATCAGATGGTTTCATTTGAAGACCTGTTGGCAAAGAAATCTTCCGTGGCTGTGGTTGGTCTGGGTTATGTGGGCTTGCCCCTGGCTGTTGCCCTTTCCCATCACTTTGATGTCATTGGCTTTGACATCAACGTGGCGCGGGTAGATGCACTTAACAAGGGACACGATGCCACCAATGAGGTTGATGATGCTTCCCTTGCCGCCAGCACGGCCCGTTTTACCAGCGATGCGGCCGAGCTTGCCAAGGCGGGCGTGATTATCGTAGCTGTGCCTACCCCGGTAGACAGTCACCGACAGCCCGATCTTACGCCTGTTGTGGGCGCTAGTCGCACGGTTGGACGCCATATGCCCAAGGGCTGCGTGGTGTGCTATGAGTCTACGGTATACCCCGGCGTTACCGAGGACGAATGCATCCCCCTGCTGGAAAAAGAATCCGGCATGCGCTTTCCTGCGGATTTTACCGTGGGGTATTCACCCGAGCGCATCAATCCTGGTGACAAGGTTCACCGGCTTGAAACCATCCGTAAGGTTGTTTCCGGCTCTGACGCCCCCACCGCAGACCTGCTGGTTAAGGTCTATGGCGCGGTGGTGACGGCGGGCATCCACAGGGCCTCGTGCATCAAGGTGGCCGAGGCCGCCAAGGTTATTGAAAACACGCAGCGCGATATCAACATCGCTCTGATGAACGAACTGGCCCTTATTTTTAACCGCATGGGCATTGATACGCTGGAAGTGCTTGAAGCCGCAGGCAGCAAGTGGAACTTCCTGCCGTTCCGTCCGGGTCTTGTGGGCGGGCACTGCATTGGCGTGGATCCCTATTACCTGACCTACAAGGCCGAAGAAATCGGCTGCCACCCTGAGGTGATCCTTGCGGGCCGCCGCATCAACGACGGCATGGGCAAGTATGTGGCAGAAATCTGCGTCAAACGCCTCATCAATGCGGACAAACACGTCAAGGGCGCGCGCGTGGGCCTGCTGGGCTTTACGTTCAAGGAAAATGTGCCTGACATCCGCAATACCCGCGTGGTGGACATCATAGCGGAACTGAAGGAATACGGCATCACGGCTCTGGTGCATGATCCCGAGGCCGATGCTGCGGAAGCTCAGCACGAATACGGGCAGACGCTGCTGCCCCTGAGTGACCTCAAAAATCTGGATGTTCTTATCCTGGCTGTATCGCACGAGAGTTTCCGCCAGCTTGATCATGCGGCCATACGCGCCATGTTTGCTGGCGATGCGGTTACGCTTATGGATATCAAGGGTTTCTGGGACAAACAGGAAATGCTTGATGCCGGGTTTGATCTCTGGAGGTTGTAATTTGAACGCGCGCATGCCCTGTCAGCTGGTTACCGGCGGTTCGGGTTTTATCGGGTCCTGTTACGTCCTTCAGGCCCGGCGGCAGGGTGTGCGTGTGATTAACCTCGACAAGCTGACCTACGCTGGCAATCCTGCCAATCTGGCAACGCTGGATGACGATCCGGATTACGTCTTTGTACGCGGCGACATCGGCAATGCCGAGCTGGTTGCCTGGCTGCTGAAAACCTTCCAGCCCGATGCCATCGTGAATTTTGCTGCGGAAAGCCACGTTGACCGTTCCATTGTTGACCCCGATGCTTTTGTGCGCACCAATGTGCTGGGTACGGCCACACTGTTGCGAGTGGCTGCCCAGTGGTGGCGCACTCTGCCTGCGGAGTGCGCATCAGCCTTTCGTTTCCTGCACGTGTCTACCGATGAGGTCTATGGCGCGTTGCAGCCGGGCGATCCGGCTTTTACAGAAGCGACCCCTTACAGCCCCAACAGCCCATATTCTGCGTCCAAGGCCGCCAGCGATCATATGGCGCGCGCTTTTCACGAAACCTACGCCCTCCCGGTGCTGCTTACCAATTGTTCCAACAATTACGGGCCGCGCCAGTTCCCTGAAAAACTCATTCCCCTGATGATCTGCAATGCCCTTGACGGCAAGCCTTTGCCTGTCTACGGCAAGGGGGCCAATATTCGCGACTGGCTGCATGTAGAAGACCATTGCGCTGCCATAGCCCGGGTGCTTGAGGCGGGCAGGGTAGGGCGGTGTTACAACATCGGCGGGCATGCGGAAAAGACCAATCTTGAGGTTGTGCTGGCCGTGTGCGCCATCCTTGACCAGTTGGTACCCTCGGCTCGTGGCCCTTATGCCGATCAAATTGCATATGTGGCCGACAGGCCAGGGCATGATTTCCGGTACGCCATAGACTGTAGCCGAATAGAAGCTGAGCTTGGCTGGAAGCCGAGCCTCAAGTTTGATTCCGGCCTGCGTGAAACCGTTCGCTGGTATCTTGAAAATTCCGAGTGGGTTGAAGATGTCCGCAGCGGCGCTTACAGGGAATGGATTGCGGCCAACTACGCCCATCGCGCTTGCGGTGAGGCCAACTGAAAGAAGGGGGCGGCATGAGTGGCTGGAAAGGCATTGTTCTGGCAGGGGGATCTGGTTCGCGTCTGCACCCATTGACTCTGAGCGTGAGCAAACAGCTCATGCCCATCTATGACAAACCCATGATTTACTACCCGCTGTCTATTCTGATGATGGCGGGCATTCGGGATATCTGCCTTATTTCCACCCCAGAGCACCTGCCCCTCTATAAGGCTTTGCTGCATGACGGCTCGCAACTGGGCTGCAATTTCAGCTACATAGTGCAACCCCGTCCTGAAGGGTTGGCCCAGGCTTTCTTATTGGCGGAAGACCACATTGCGGGGCACAATACCTGCCTGATTCTGGGCGATAATGTTTTCTTCGGCCACGGTTTGCCGGCACTTACACACGCTGCCATGGCCCGCGAATGCGGAGCGACCATTTTTGGCTACCATGTGCGTGACCCCGAGCGTTACGGCGTGGTGGAATTTGACGATCAGCGGCATGTGGTCAGCATTGAAGAAAAACCCGCCCTCCCCAAATCCAACTTTGCTGTGACAGGCCTGTATTTTTATGACCAAAAGGTACTGGATATCGCCCGTGCCGTGCGCCCCTCTGCCCGGGGAGAACTGGAAATCACGGACGTGAACAACGCCTACCTGCAACAGGGCGATCTGCATGTGGAGCTTATGGGGCGGGGCATTGCCTGGCTTGATACCGGCACGCATGATTCCCTCATGGATGCAGGGGCCTTTGTGCAGGCTGTGGAAAAACGCCAGGGGCTCAAGGTGGCCTGTCTGGAGGAAATAGCCTGGCGCAACGGCTATATTGATGCGGACGCCGTGCGCGCACTGGCAAAGCCCATGGCCAAGACAGGTTACGGGAAATATCTTCTTGAACTTGTGGATGCGGGGATTGGGCTGTGGAAGTAGTTCAGACGCCGATTGCCGGGGTGCTCTTGATCAAACCCAAGGTATGGGGTGATCAACGCGGCTATTTTGTGGAAACCTGGCAGCAGCAGCGCTACGAGGCGGCAGGCATTGATATGCCCTTTGTGCAGGATAACCATTCCATGTCCGCTCGTGGCACTCTGCGCGGCCTGCATTATCAGAAAACCCGCCCTCAGGGCAAACTGGTTTATGTTTCGCTGGGCAGTGTATTTGATGTGGCTGTGGATATTCGGCGAGATTCGCCCACCTTCGGCAAGTGGTTCGGCGTAGAGCTTTCGCAGCAGAACCAGTGGCAGATGTGGGTACAGCCCGGCCTTGCGCACGGCTTTGTGGTAACGAGCGAAATCGCCCACTTCCACTACAAGTGCACAGATTACTACTGTCCAGAGGACGAAGCGGCTATCCGCTGGAACGACCCGACCTTGGGCGTTGTCTGGCCCGTGGACGAACCTCTGCTTTCCGCCAAGGATCAAACAGCTCCGTTGTGGGCTGAGGCCATGCAGGCCGCAGGCCGTTGAGCCTCTAAAGGCTGGCAGCGGCATACCCCCCATCAGGCTTTTACCCGCTTGAGCGTGCGGCCGCTGCATTTAATCACGCGGGCATTTCAAGATAGGGGTCGCTCTGGGCCAGATAGTTGCCCACATAATCCGCAATGCCCTGTTCCAGCGATGCAAAGCGCACGGGGCAGTTTGTTTCCTGCATCCAGCTCATATCCGCCTGGGTGAAGTTCTGGTATTTTCCGCGTAAGGCTTCGGGCATGTCCATATATTCAATTCGAGGCGCTTTGCCCAATGCGGCAAATATGGCACAGGCCAGGTCGTTCCAGCTCCGCGCCTTGCCCGTGCCCACATTGAGAATGCCATTGGTTGCCGGGTTTTCAAGCAGCCAGAACATTAACTCCACGCAATCCTTCACGTAGACAAAATCGCGCATCTGGCCGCCGTCGGCAAAATCCGGCGTATTTGATCTGAAAAGCCGCAAACGCCCCGTAGCGCTGATTTCATGAAAGGCCTTGCAGGCCACGCTGCGCATGTCGCCCTTGTGGTATTCATTGGGGCCGTAGACGTTGAAAAACTTGAGGCTGGCCACGCTCTCTGTAAGTTTGTTATCCAGCAGCCACAAATCGAAAAGGTGTTTGGAGTAGCCATACATATTCAGGGGCTTGAGGCGGCGGGTCGTTTCAGCCCTGTCAGAGAAGCCCAGTGAGCCATCCCCGTAAGTGGCGGCTGACCCGGCATTGATAAAACGTGCTCCATGTTCCAGGGCAAATCTGCACAGCTCCACAGTATAGGCCGTGTTGTTGGCCATCAGAAAGTCTGCGTCTTTTTCTGTGGTGGAAGAACAGGCTCCCATGTGCACGATTGCCTCTACCTTGCCGCCCAGCGCGTTGCCGCGCAGCATTTCCAGAAATTCAGACCTGTGCGCATAGCGGGCGTACCGCCGGTTAACGAGATTCTTCCACTTTTCCGTTGAACCGAGGTTATCCACCACCAGTATGTCGGTTATGCCTGCCTGGTTCAGCCGCCAGAGCATGGCGCTGCCGATAAAACCTGCGCCACCAGTGATAATATACATACAAACCTCATTAATTCAGCATGTGGGCTCCTTGCGGAGCAAGGCGGAGAGCCAGCGTTGCGCAATCTCGCACTCCAAACATATCCCTGCCGGGCCAGACGCGTCAAAGCTCGCTCCGAGCCTGATCCGGGCAGGGCATTATGCGGTTGCGCGTATCTTTGCCCCTGCCACATACCTTTTCGCAAGAAATTTTTTGGCGAAGGGCAATGGCAAGGGGAGAATATTGCAATGCGGCTGTTACTGCTATAAGAAATTAAGTATAATTCCTGCAAGAGAACCAGCGAGGTAGCCATGGTCAAATATTTCCACACCGCTTTCTGCTGCCTGCTTTTGCTGGCTCTTGCTCCTGCGAATCTGGCACTGTGCGCTACAGATTCTTCCACGGCAGCCAGCGCCGACCCCATTACCATTGTCTGCATGAAGGACAACGAGCCGCTGTCTTTTGTTTCAAAAACAGGAGAACCTGTCGGCCTGATGATTGACCTGTGGCGACTGTGGGGCGAAAAAGTTGGCAGACCTGTGAGATTTATCATGGGCGACTGGCAGGATTCTCTTGATGCTCTCCATTCGGGGCGGGCCGACATCCACTTCAGCATGTATATCACTCCCGACAGAGCCCGCTGGGCAAAGTTTGGCCCGGCCATTTCTCCCGGTATGGGAGGGCTTTTGCTTTCAACCTCTGCCGGGCAAAGGATTACTGACCCAAGCCAGTTGGGGGATGCGACAATTGTCGTGCTTGAAGGCTCGTTGCAGGAAGATTACATGCGGGAGCATTTCCCCAGGGTTCAATTGATGGTGGTGCGCAACGGGGCAGAAATGTTCATGTCGGTGGCCAACGGGCTGGCTGACGGCATTTCGAGCAACTTTCCTTCGGCTTATGGCACCATTGACCGGTTGGGCCTCAACAGCTTTTTTATGCCTCAGGCATTCCCCCTTTTTTCGCGCAACCTTCATCCGGCTGTGCTGCGTAACAGGGATGACCTTGCCCGGTTGATGGATGAAGGGCTTTCGCGCATATCCCGCGCTGAAATGGTGGCGCTTGAAGAAAGGTGGGTCCGTAATCCGGCGCACCGCGTTTGGGGCGACATGCCTCGCTCCCTGCTGCTCACCCCAGCGGAGAGGGAATGGCTGGCAAGCCATCAGACCCTGCGTGTTGCCCTGGAGGATGATTGGCATCCCATTGAATTTATGGATAGCGAGGGCACATACAACGGCATTGGTATGAACCTCATGCAGGTTGTGGGGCGATACCTTAATGTTGCCATACAGCCTGTTTCTTCCAATGTGCTGAAAGAAACCACAGGCCCCCGCCGGGCGGACGTGGAGCCTTTTCTGGAAGGGACGCCGCCAGAGGGCGGCCCCTGGCTGTTTACCAATCCTTTTTTGCAGCTGCCGTTAGCCGTTGCAACGCTTGACTCCGAGCGTTTGGTCACAAGCCCTGGCGATCTGGCCGGCAAAAGTGTGGCGGTGCATGATCATGCAGGCCTTGCAGGGTATTTGCGCGCCCAGTTGCCGCGATCAAAAATCGTGGAGGTCTCCAGCTTGATAGAGGGCCTTTCTGCGGTGCAGGGCGGGCAGATCGATGCTATGGTGGGCATTGCACTTTCTGTGGAATATGCGGTGGTGAACAAAAACCTGCGCGATCTGCGCGTGGGCCTGCTGCCGCAGTTGCAGTATTCCGCCCGGGTGGCCGTGCGCTCAGACTGGCCGCAGCTTGTCGAAATCATGAATAAAACACTGGACAATATCCCCCATGAGCAGATGGCCGCGATCATGAAGCGCTGGGCCAATCTGCGGATTGAGCGCGCCATGAACTGGATGCTCGTTTTGCAGATCGGCGGGGTGGCGGCAGTGTTTTTGGGCAGCCTGCTTGCGGTTATTTTGATCTGGAACCGCAAGCTCGCACAGGAATCGGGAGAGCGGCAAAAAGCTCTGGAAGCGGCCAGAGCCAGCGCTTCAGCCCTATGGCAGCGCAAACAGCAATTGCGCAGCATTGTGGATAACCTGCCAAGCCTCATGATGCTTAAGGATTCGCAAGCCCGCTACATCATGGCGAACAAGTTTTTTGAAACATTCACGGGCTATGCCGAATCCTACGTTGTGGGAAAAAACATAGCCGATCTGCTTTCCCCTGAACTTGCAGAACAGGGAATGCGCTTGGACAAACTGGTTATAGAAACCGGTAAGGTGCATAAAACT
It includes:
- a CDS encoding glycosyltransferase family 2 protein; the encoded protein is MPLPLPCLAHNPLFDLLIATIGRNEELDRLFTSLEGQSYKNFRILLADQNPAGYLDDMLARHSGLPITRIMLPPQGVSVARNVLLEQAKADIIVFPDDDCWYAPDTLERVCEMFAAYPSCGALLGVWTSSPNVYASGVAEGIVSRAGLFQLAGTCVQFYRREAVTGIRFDPLLGPGTGLPYGCGEDTDYLLYAHARTEVRRYAKIRVFHPSPKEHQPSPQKVASYAAGRMYLLKKHGFSWLFMLFNVLYPLCLAPLDALRHGRAQGGYRLRMFVERLRNWH
- a CDS encoding nucleotide sugar dehydrogenase, producing the protein MVSFEDLLAKKSSVAVVGLGYVGLPLAVALSHHFDVIGFDINVARVDALNKGHDATNEVDDASLAASTARFTSDAAELAKAGVIIVAVPTPVDSHRQPDLTPVVGASRTVGRHMPKGCVVCYESTVYPGVTEDECIPLLEKESGMRFPADFTVGYSPERINPGDKVHRLETIRKVVSGSDAPTADLLVKVYGAVVTAGIHRASCIKVAEAAKVIENTQRDINIALMNELALIFNRMGIDTLEVLEAAGSKWNFLPFRPGLVGGHCIGVDPYYLTYKAEEIGCHPEVILAGRRINDGMGKYVAEICVKRLINADKHVKGARVGLLGFTFKENVPDIRNTRVVDIIAELKEYGITALVHDPEADAAEAQHEYGQTLLPLSDLKNLDVLILAVSHESFRQLDHAAIRAMFAGDAVTLMDIKGFWDKQEMLDAGFDLWRL
- the rfbB gene encoding dTDP-glucose 4,6-dehydratase, producing MPCQLVTGGSGFIGSCYVLQARRQGVRVINLDKLTYAGNPANLATLDDDPDYVFVRGDIGNAELVAWLLKTFQPDAIVNFAAESHVDRSIVDPDAFVRTNVLGTATLLRVAAQWWRTLPAECASAFRFLHVSTDEVYGALQPGDPAFTEATPYSPNSPYSASKAASDHMARAFHETYALPVLLTNCSNNYGPRQFPEKLIPLMICNALDGKPLPVYGKGANIRDWLHVEDHCAAIARVLEAGRVGRCYNIGGHAEKTNLEVVLAVCAILDQLVPSARGPYADQIAYVADRPGHDFRYAIDCSRIEAELGWKPSLKFDSGLRETVRWYLENSEWVEDVRSGAYREWIAANYAHRACGEAN
- the rfbA gene encoding glucose-1-phosphate thymidylyltransferase RfbA — encoded protein: MSGWKGIVLAGGSGSRLHPLTLSVSKQLMPIYDKPMIYYPLSILMMAGIRDICLISTPEHLPLYKALLHDGSQLGCNFSYIVQPRPEGLAQAFLLAEDHIAGHNTCLILGDNVFFGHGLPALTHAAMARECGATIFGYHVRDPERYGVVEFDDQRHVVSIEEKPALPKSNFAVTGLYFYDQKVLDIARAVRPSARGELEITDVNNAYLQQGDLHVELMGRGIAWLDTGTHDSLMDAGAFVQAVEKRQGLKVACLEEIAWRNGYIDADAVRALAKPMAKTGYGKYLLELVDAGIGLWK
- the rfbC gene encoding dTDP-4-dehydrorhamnose 3,5-epimerase produces the protein MEVVQTPIAGVLLIKPKVWGDQRGYFVETWQQQRYEAAGIDMPFVQDNHSMSARGTLRGLHYQKTRPQGKLVYVSLGSVFDVAVDIRRDSPTFGKWFGVELSQQNQWQMWVQPGLAHGFVVTSEIAHFHYKCTDYYCPEDEAAIRWNDPTLGVVWPVDEPLLSAKDQTAPLWAEAMQAAGR
- the rfaD gene encoding ADP-glyceromanno-heptose 6-epimerase: MYIITGGAGFIGSAMLWRLNQAGITDILVVDNLGSTEKWKNLVNRRYARYAHRSEFLEMLRGNALGGKVEAIVHMGACSSTTEKDADFLMANNTAYTVELCRFALEHGARFINAGSAATYGDGSLGFSDRAETTRRLKPLNMYGYSKHLFDLWLLDNKLTESVASLKFFNVYGPNEYHKGDMRSVACKAFHEISATGRLRLFRSNTPDFADGGQMRDFVYVKDCVELMFWLLENPATNGILNVGTGKARSWNDLACAIFAALGKAPRIEYMDMPEALRGKYQNFTQADMSWMQETNCPVRFASLEQGIADYVGNYLAQSDPYLEMPA